In one Arenibacter antarcticus genomic region, the following are encoded:
- a CDS encoding TQO small subunit DoxD: protein MNQNHNDQSQNMAGLFTLAIRLVVGWTYFSAFWRRLVIDNKLNPEEAGYIGEKFNHFLPNALGIGPMIEYLVSNPDTLWWAMAVFTIIEGLVGLFIMLGLFTRLMSIGVFKLAMGILLGAGWIGTTCLDEWQIGVLGIATGFTLFLTGSGSYSLDQYFINKNAKFTRTKWFSWLGSGTLPIKNIKPFVLTGALAILALTLFTNQYFHGGIFGTLHNKSVKPKLEISNTSLNQDHLQFEVFRVEGVDVYGSFLIGMQLLDQNGTILLNKEGADLAKFSTNNIHNHYVAKIKPGKHSLIIPLGAKADITLDLNNIDLKNGEQYTLKLIDISGLEWEIVMAY from the coding sequence ATGAATCAGAATCACAACGATCAGTCACAAAATATGGCTGGTCTCTTCACATTAGCCATCCGCTTAGTAGTTGGCTGGACTTATTTTTCCGCCTTTTGGCGTAGATTAGTAATAGACAACAAATTAAACCCCGAGGAAGCAGGTTATATAGGAGAGAAATTCAACCATTTCCTACCCAACGCTCTAGGAATTGGCCCCATGATTGAATATTTGGTAAGTAATCCCGATACCCTTTGGTGGGCCATGGCAGTCTTTACCATCATAGAGGGATTGGTAGGGTTATTTATTATGTTGGGCTTGTTCACTAGATTAATGAGTATTGGGGTTTTTAAACTGGCCATGGGAATCTTATTAGGTGCGGGTTGGATAGGCACTACCTGTTTGGACGAATGGCAAATAGGGGTGTTAGGTATTGCCACGGGGTTTACTTTATTCCTTACTGGGAGTGGATCCTATTCTTTGGACCAATATTTCATTAACAAGAATGCGAAATTTACCCGAACAAAATGGTTTTCTTGGTTAGGATCTGGAACCTTGCCCATAAAAAACATCAAACCCTTTGTATTGACCGGGGCGTTGGCCATACTAGCCCTAACCCTATTTACCAATCAATATTTCCATGGTGGTATCTTTGGAACTCTCCACAACAAATCCGTTAAACCAAAGCTAGAGATCAGTAATACAAGCCTTAACCAGGACCATTTGCAGTTTGAGGTGTTCCGAGTAGAGGGTGTGGATGTTTACGGTTCGTTCTTAATTGGCATGCAACTTCTGGACCAAAATGGCACTATCCTTTTGAACAAAGAAGGAGCCGATCTTGCTAAGTTTTCAACGAACAATATCCACAATCATTACGTGGCCAAGATAAAACCTGGCAAACACAGTCTTATCATTCCTTTAGGGGCCAAGGCTGATATCACTTTAGACCTAAACAATATCGATTTAAAGAATGGGGAGCAATACACCCTAAAACTAATTGATATTAGCGGTCTGGAATGGGAAATTGTTATGGCATATTGA
- a CDS encoding YihY/virulence factor BrkB family protein has translation MKEERTRFKPKDIPSLIKDTYISWMANDPWRLSAVVAYYAVLSLPALLVIIINIVGAIWGVEIVQGHLTQEFSLALGKEAATSIETIISETQNEKKNLISTIIGIGTLLFGATGVFYQLKISLNQIWQVQPDPKAKVWKLITDRARSFAFIFVIGFLLLISFIFTAAISALNGYIKQMFPDLVIYIAHIMDVVISLGIITVLFALMFKYLPDVKIKWKTVWKGAILTAILFVIGKTLLGLYFAEAEPGSTYGAAGTIVLILLWVSYSCLILFFGAQFTFIYAKRYGQSITPSSIAKKK, from the coding sequence ATGAAAGAAGAACGCACAAGGTTTAAACCAAAAGACATCCCGTCCTTAATAAAGGATACTTACATCTCTTGGATGGCCAATGACCCGTGGCGGCTAAGTGCGGTTGTAGCCTATTATGCCGTACTTTCCCTTCCAGCCCTATTGGTCATTATAATAAATATAGTTGGCGCCATTTGGGGAGTAGAGATTGTACAGGGTCACCTAACCCAAGAATTTTCCTTGGCCCTTGGCAAAGAGGCAGCGACTTCTATTGAGACCATAATTTCAGAGACCCAAAATGAGAAAAAAAACCTTATATCTACCATAATCGGAATTGGCACCTTACTCTTTGGTGCAACTGGAGTCTTCTATCAATTAAAAATATCCCTTAACCAAATATGGCAGGTACAGCCAGATCCCAAGGCAAAAGTTTGGAAATTGATCACCGATCGCGCCCGTAGCTTTGCCTTTATTTTTGTTATTGGTTTTCTGCTTTTGATCAGTTTTATTTTTACTGCAGCAATAAGTGCTCTTAACGGTTATATTAAACAAATGTTCCCAGATTTAGTGATATATATCGCCCATATTATGGACGTTGTAATATCTTTGGGTATCATAACAGTATTATTTGCATTGATGTTCAAATATTTACCCGACGTGAAAATTAAATGGAAAACAGTGTGGAAGGGCGCTATACTTACCGCAATTCTCTTTGTAATAGGTAAAACCTTGTTGGGACTCTATTTTGCTGAAGCGGAACCAGGTTCCACCTATGGTGCCGCAGGCACTATTGTACTTATTTTGTTATGGGTATCCTATTCTTGTCTTATCTTATTCTTTGGCGCACAGTTTACCTTTATATATGCGAAACGTTATGGACAAAGCATAACCCCAAGTAGTATTGCAAAGAAAAAATAA
- a CDS encoding phosphoenolpyruvate hydrolase family protein, protein MANPWTGIGNPYTKQEVRDRLQKVVDQNRAIIAAGAGTGISAKFIEKGGADLIIIYNSGRFRMSGHGSTAGMMAYGDANAVAMEIGEFEVLPVVEEVPVICGVHGSDPRRRMWHFLGKVKDMGFSGVNNFPTHSIIDGHFRQVLEETGMSFQKEVEMVRLATKMDLFSIVYVAKPEEAVQMADAGADAIIAHVGTTVGGSIGVTGASVSMDNALERTQAIVDAVKKANHNTFFLAHGGPINTPDDVRYALAHTTGLHGFVGASSLERMGVEQSLTNLTKEFKSITL, encoded by the coding sequence ATGGCAAATCCATGGACAGGGATAGGGAATCCTTATACTAAACAAGAAGTAAGAGATAGATTGCAAAAAGTAGTTGACCAAAATAGGGCAATTATAGCAGCAGGTGCTGGTACAGGCATCAGTGCGAAATTTATTGAGAAGGGCGGGGCAGACCTTATCATTATCTACAATTCTGGTCGTTTCCGTATGTCCGGTCACGGCTCTACCGCCGGAATGATGGCCTATGGTGATGCCAATGCCGTTGCCATGGAAATCGGGGAATTTGAAGTGTTGCCAGTGGTAGAAGAGGTTCCAGTTATCTGCGGTGTACATGGTAGTGATCCCCGGAGAAGAATGTGGCATTTTTTGGGTAAGGTAAAGGATATGGGTTTTTCAGGAGTAAATAACTTCCCCACGCATTCCATTATTGACGGTCATTTTAGGCAGGTCCTAGAGGAAACAGGGATGAGCTTTCAAAAGGAAGTGGAGATGGTGCGTTTGGCCACTAAAATGGATTTGTTCTCTATTGTTTATGTGGCCAAACCAGAGGAGGCCGTACAAATGGCAGATGCTGGGGCAGATGCCATCATTGCCCATGTGGGCACCACCGTAGGCGGATCTATAGGTGTTACCGGAGCATCGGTTTCCATGGACAATGCTCTGGAGCGTACTCAGGCCATTGTAGATGCAGTAAAGAAAGCGAATCACAATACCTTTTTTCTGGCTCATGGAGGCCCCATAAATACTCCCGATGATGTCCGTTATGCTTTGGCCCATACCACGGGTCTCCATGGCTTTGTGGGGGCTTCCTCCCTAGAACGGATGGGAGTGGAACAATCCTTAACAAACCTGACCAAGGAATTTAAATCTATAACCTTATAA
- a CDS encoding glycerate kinase, whose product MKIIVAPDSFKDCLSAKEVSASITKGIRQVYPEAIILEIPLSDGGEGLIDALLDGISGTVLTVPVLDPLGRTIRSEFGVLKDGKTAIIELARASGLELLKEKERNPLLTSTYGTGQLIKAALDHGCEKIIVGLGGSATNDGGTGMLKALGARFLDVRGEEVGDGGGQLENLERIDLSNFDTRIGDCEVVVACDVSNPLAGPNGASFIYGAQKGGDERSLELLDNSLYKYGSVIRDQFNIDVVNKEGAGAAGGTGAALLAFMNGKIVNGIDLVLQMVSMEQHLNNTDLVVTGEGKIDLQTLNGKTVVGVSKMAKKHQVPVIVLAGKVGDHMNAIFELGVTAVFPIVDGPIALEEALKKAPQLLERTARNIMNTIKEFKVKDRQ is encoded by the coding sequence ATGAAAATTATTGTCGCTCCAGATTCTTTTAAGGACTGCCTTTCAGCCAAAGAGGTATCCGCATCTATCACTAAAGGGATACGCCAAGTATATCCTGAGGCAATAATTTTGGAGATTCCCTTGTCCGATGGGGGCGAGGGTCTTATTGATGCTCTGTTGGATGGTATTAGCGGAACAGTATTAACAGTTCCTGTGTTAGATCCCTTGGGTCGGACAATAAGGTCGGAATTTGGTGTTTTAAAGGATGGAAAAACGGCCATCATTGAACTTGCTAGGGCCTCGGGGCTGGAACTTCTGAAGGAAAAGGAAAGAAATCCATTATTGACCTCTACCTATGGTACCGGCCAATTGATAAAAGCGGCATTGGACCATGGATGTGAAAAAATTATTGTTGGCCTAGGTGGTAGTGCTACCAACGATGGGGGGACTGGCATGTTAAAGGCCCTTGGAGCAAGGTTCCTAGATGTAAGGGGAGAGGAAGTCGGTGATGGGGGTGGTCAATTAGAAAATCTTGAGCGTATAGACCTTAGCAATTTTGATACTCGAATAGGAGACTGTGAGGTGGTGGTAGCCTGTGATGTCTCCAACCCTTTGGCTGGGCCAAATGGGGCTTCCTTTATTTATGGCGCCCAGAAAGGTGGAGACGAGAGGTCATTGGAACTATTAGACAATAGCCTATATAAGTATGGATCCGTAATCCGGGATCAGTTCAATATCGATGTTGTAAACAAGGAAGGGGCAGGTGCGGCAGGGGGAACCGGTGCCGCCTTATTGGCATTTATGAATGGTAAGATCGTAAATGGGATAGACCTGGTGCTTCAAATGGTAAGTATGGAGCAGCACTTGAATAATACCGATCTAGTAGTTACGGGAGAGGGGAAAATAGACTTACAAACTCTTAATGGAAAAACCGTTGTTGGGGTATCTAAAATGGCTAAAAAACACCAAGTACCTGTAATTGTATTAGCAGGAAAGGTAGGCGACCACATGAATGCTATTTTTGAATTAGGCGTTACTGCTGTTTTTCCTATAGTTGATGGACCAATAGCACTGGAAGAGGCCCTGAAAAAAGCTCCCCAACTATTGGAACGGACCGCCAGGAATATTATGAATACCATTAAGGAGTTCAAGGTAAAGGATAGACAATAA
- a CDS encoding AI-2E family transporter produces MKYISPFIVRQVFVMLLIVLMGGLIFKEMLPYLGGVLGAITIYVLLRKPMLMLVKKGWHPNLAAWTLIITSFTSILLPLVAFGFMIGNRIEYAVTNSEQVVQASKTQLQKLEEYLNYDVTSQIDPSAISSWLSKSLQSIAGNTFTIFISITVMYFLLYFMLISEKKIKDSLFTYIPINSDNLETIGNETFDKVRSNALGIPLVAIAQGVVALIGFFIFSIPNPFFWATVVTIGSMVPFVGSAIGTLPVFILALANGNSFQAWGILLYGTLVIGATDNLFRLYILKKLDDVHPIITLIGVLVGVPLFGFIGLIFGPILVSLFLIILRIYKNEYGQNSSA; encoded by the coding sequence ATGAAATATATAAGTCCATTTATTGTCAGACAAGTATTCGTAATGCTACTCATAGTACTAATGGGAGGTCTTATCTTTAAAGAAATGCTTCCTTATCTAGGAGGTGTCCTGGGTGCAATTACTATTTATGTATTGCTTAGGAAGCCTATGTTAATGCTGGTTAAAAAAGGATGGCATCCCAATTTAGCCGCTTGGACTTTAATAATTACTTCCTTTACCAGTATTCTTTTGCCCTTAGTGGCTTTTGGATTTATGATTGGCAATAGAATAGAGTATGCCGTTACCAATTCGGAACAAGTGGTGCAGGCGTCCAAAACGCAATTACAAAAACTAGAGGAATACTTAAATTATGATGTCACCTCACAAATAGACCCTTCGGCTATCTCATCGTGGCTTTCAAAAAGCTTACAAAGCATTGCAGGGAATACTTTTACCATTTTCATTTCCATTACCGTAATGTATTTTCTGCTATATTTCATGTTGATCAGTGAAAAGAAAATCAAGGATTCCTTATTCACCTATATTCCGATCAACAGTGACAACTTGGAAACCATTGGGAACGAAACTTTTGATAAAGTTCGTTCAAATGCCTTGGGAATACCTCTAGTTGCCATTGCTCAGGGCGTAGTGGCCCTAATTGGATTTTTTATATTCAGTATCCCCAATCCCTTTTTCTGGGCAACCGTGGTCACCATCGGTTCTATGGTTCCGTTTGTGGGGAGTGCCATAGGGACCCTACCAGTATTTATCCTTGCCCTTGCCAACGGGAATTCTTTTCAGGCGTGGGGAATTCTCTTATATGGAACTCTGGTCATAGGCGCGACCGACAATCTGTTTCGTTTGTACATTTTAAAAAAACTGGACGATGTTCATCCGATTATCACGCTGATCGGTGTTTTGGTAGGCGTACCCTTATTTGGATTTATTGGATTGATCTTTGGCCCTATTTTAGTAAGTCTTTTTCTCATAATTCTAAGAATTTACAAAAACGAATACGGTCAAAATTCTTCCGCTTAA